The following nucleotide sequence is from Apium graveolens cultivar Ventura chromosome 4, ASM990537v1, whole genome shotgun sequence.
TAAAGATCATGTCATCCACGTATAAGCAAACAATCATAATATCTCCCCCTGAATTTTTTTTGTGTAGAGAACATGCTCATATGGACTCTTCACAAAACCGTTTCTCTGAAAATATTCATCAACTCGCGTGTTCCATGCTCGCGGAGCTTGCTTTAACCATATAAGGATTTCTTTAGCATGTAGACCTTATTTTCCTGACCTTTCTGAACATATCCTGGAGGTTGTTCGATGTAGACTTCTTCTTTGAGATAACCATTTAGAAATGCCGACTTCAAGTCCATCTAAAAAATCTTCCATTAATTTTGAGCGGCAATTGCTGTAAGAAGTCTGATGGTGTCAACTCGTGCAACTGGAGCAAAcacctcatcatagtcaatgccataTCGCTACTTGTAGCCTTTAGCCACTAGCATCGCCTTGTATTTCTCCACTTCTCCATCTTGATTCGTCTTTGTCTTGTAGACCCATTTGAGACCTATTGCTTTGTGTCCTTCTGGAAGATCTGTCAGCTCTCAAGtatcattcttcttgattgcatcaattTCTTCATTCATGTCTTTATTCCATTTACTTTCTTCAGAAGCTTCCTCAAATGTAACTGGATCACATTCAGCCATCAAACAAAATAAAGAGTAATCAAAGGATGTTTGTACCGGACTTGTAGCTTCGTAGATATTATCCAAGACTCCGCATCTTTCGTGGTGCTCCCCCTGAACTACTGCTTCCTCCCGTGGATGGTGTCGATCCTGGAGTTTGTTGATTTGGACTTGGTGGAGGAGTTTGATCATTATTTCCATCATCTTCAATATTCTGGTTATCACCGTCATCGTCATCACCATTGAAAAATAAACCAGCAACTTTTCTTTCATCCTCGCTCCATCTCCAATAATCTGATTCATCGAACTCGACATCTCGAGAAATTATTAATTTCTTCGTTAGGGGATTATAGAGTCTGTACGCCTTGCTCTTTTTGTCATATCCGATAAAGATGCATTTCTCGCCTTTATCATCCAGCTTCTTCCTTTTCTGATCAGGAATATGGGCATAAGCAATACACCCGAAAATTCTGAGATGTCCAACTGATGGTTTGCTTTCACTCCATGCTTCATTTGGAGTTTTGTTTCTGACACTTTTTGTTGGACAGCGATTCAGTAAATAAACTGCACACAAAACAGCTTCCGCCCAGAAAGTTCTTGGCAAGTGTTTTTCTTTCACCATACTCCTTGCCATGTCAAGAATTATGCGGTTCTTCCTTTCTGCAacgccattttgttgaggagtatatGCCGTTGTCAACTGATGATTTATGCCATGTGCCTTACAGAAGCTCCTGAACAAATTTGAAGTATACTCGCCTCCTCTGTCTGATCTGAGTGTCTTCAAATAATGTCCACTTTGTTTTTCCTCCAGTGCTTTGAATtccttgaatttatcaagagcttccgatttttctttgatgatataaacccaacttttcctgctaaaatcatcaataaatgttagGTAATACATGTTACCTCAAAGTGATGGAATATCAAACGGACCAGCTATATCTGTGTGAACAATCTCCAATGTTCTCCTagctctccatgattttccaacGGGAAAACTTTGTCTGTGTTATTTTCCCTTGAcacatgcttcacacaaatttttTGGTTCGTTAATTTCTGGCAAACCGTCTACCATCTTTGTCTTTGACAATAATTTCAATCCAGAAAATCCATGATGACCAAATCTTAAATTCCATAAccacgagtcatttttaatgactGATTTCAAGAACTTCTGCACTTTTTTCTGCATCTCAAGTGTGAACAGGCGATTCTGACATCTCCACATCTGCAATTAATACTCGAACCTGATTTTCGATGATGAGAGAATTATCCTGCATCTTAATATTATACCCTTTCTCCACAAGTTGGCTAagactgatgatattatttttcaaagcaggtatataataaacatcattttATATACTTTTTCTCACCATTATTTGACACAATCGTAATTGTACCTTTTCCTTTGACCGGAATCTTTGACGAGTCACCAAAAGTAACTTCTCCACTGATGTTCTCATCTATCTGCGTAAATAAATCTTTATGGCCAGTCATATGATTGCTGGCTCctgagtcaagataccaaacattcttctTACTCTCCTCGTCTCCTTTATAAGTGAGGAACATAGAAGTTCCAACATCTTTATCTTCTTTTGCTGCTGCaaaatgacttctttcttccacctttggtactctacactcataactgaagtgaccaaatttattacaattataacATTGAAACTGAGACTTGTCACCTCGTTATTGAAATCCGCCTCTTCCACGACCTCTGAAATTTTGACTAAGACCAGATGGTTGATAACCTTCAAAATTCTGGCCTCTGTTGAAAGACTGTCTTCCACGACCTCGTCCACCTCGATAGCCACTTCTAAAGACACCTCTTCCACGTACAGAACTGCTACTGCCAGAATTGTCGCCAATGGATACCTTACTTTGCAACGCCTTTTCCAAATGGATTGcatcatcatactggttcattCGCTACTCGTGGGCTTGAAGCGAACCAACGAGCTCGTCAATCGAAATTGTTGACAAATCTTTTGAATCCTCGATAGAAGTAACAATGTAATCAAATTTTCTGGTCAGCGAACGGAGTAGTTTTTCCATGACTCGAACATCGTCGAGACTTTCACCATTTCTTTTCATCTCATTTATCACGACTTTCAAGCGcgtaacaaattcaccaatattttcagaactcttcatctttaaattttcGAACTCCCCTCGTAGCACCTGGAGCCGCACCTTTTTAACTTTTTCAACTCCTTGGAATGATTTTTGCAAAATCTCCCACGCTTCTTTTGCCGTTTTTGCTTCAGAAATTTTTTCAAAGGTTTATTCATCAACGCCTTGAATAATTGTGTACAAcgcctttttatcttttttccGGATTCCCTTTAACGCCGTCTTCTCGGCATTTGGAAGTGCTGCTTCAGCGGCTGCATCAGCGGGCTCGTTGAACCCATTTTCGACAATTTCCCAATTATCGTAAGAACCGAGTAACACCTTCATTTGGATACTCCAATTTCCGTAATTTGTGGATGTTAATtttggaatattgggttgcaTCATATTCGCCATTTTTCACGAACGTAAGCTTAGCTCGGATACCACTTGTTGGAAACGTGTATGGGCTTAGGTTTAAATATTTTCAACTTAAACAGAGGATGTGTATGTGGGTGTATATGGACCGTATGAATAAAGATATATAAAACAAATAGCTTTATATTATTTCACTTAAATAGCAACAAAGCTACAACTTATATTAGTACAAGACTACAACCTTTATTTCCTATCTCTGAGCTTCTGCTCTTCCTTTTTTTTTGTGTATTTCAGCAAATACAAAGGATCGGCCTATTTATAGGCTTAGATTACTAAATTATATCATGTCTTACCTCACAAGTACTTACTACATCCAGTTATATATATCTAGGACATGTCAATGGTCTACCTTTATTTTAGAATTCACACTTGACTTTATATTTTGAACAATTACCACCCTTGACTTTCAATGTTGTCATGttctattttttttctctttccACATTGGATGCTTGTGCTGCCAACTTTATCTTATTATACAAACCCAGCTCTATCATTTATTTTAGATTCTAGAGAGTTTGAAAATTCTAACACTTTTAATATCAATGACATTGCAAACCGATGTTAAATGCGTGATGTAGTATTTTTATTAGTGACAGTATAATTGGGAGCCACAGAAATCAATGATATTATTGTTCTCCTGTGTCATTTAAGGCCATTCATAAGAAATACAGCTTATTTCATGAAGAATTTCAAACAGAAATACAGCTTATTACAGTTTTAGGCTGTCTTGTTCTAAATTTTTTCGGGCATAGCTTCTGCAACTTCCTCGACACTTCAGTAATTGGATTGAGGCATTTGGTTCTTTGTTGGTTGTATGTTATCCAAATTTCATACATTTAtcaaaaaatatgaaaaataattattacaatcctACGAGAAACACGTTTTAAACAGCAACACATCTTCATTAAAAGCATCGTAAATCTGGGGCTTTTCATTCTGCACTCCAGGAGCTTGCAACACCAGATTTTCCATAAAGGCACTTAAACATAGAAATTACTTAGGATACCATTCGAAATTTATTTTAGTCCAAATTATTCCAAGAAACAGAACAACTGAGATACAAGCTTATATTGAACAAAGAAACTGTTTCCTGATAACAACAATACAGATAGACAACAAATGAACTCTTTATTTGATAATAAAAAACCATACTAAAGCGTCGCCTGGGGATGTTTATGCTGCTAGTTGCCCCCTTGATTCAAGGTTGTTTTAGTAAGGAATTATCACTGATTCCTCTTCGATCACATTAAACACATCACATGACGAGGCATCCGGATTTGAGTAACCTACATATACGCATCCATAATAAGGCTCACCAGCTCGCCACAAGCACAGATTATTTTCAACATGAACATTAGTAAGCCGGATTCTTCTAGGATCCCCGTCTACAGAAGTAGGCCTCAACAGTGTACACGAACGCTTGGACTGATCTTCCTCGGAATATTCAGCCTCTGCAACAGTCCAGTTGTTGTTCTGGTTCAACACCAGGTACTTGTTGCTGTAACAGCTTCTTATGTGAACCAGTCCATTCCCATTTTCCGACTTGTGGACTTCGAACTTTGCGTCTTCTTCGCTCCCAATCTCTTCACCATGAAACTTAACAAACCCCTTCACCTCCCCCTCTTCCTTAACGTATCGCAATAATGTGTTGTCATATTGTGATCTGAGCGCAATAACACTTGGCAACGCTACCACTGTTGAACTCATTTTCTTCTCAATGTGTATATATTAAAGTATATGTTATTTTTTGGCTAATTGAAAACACTCACGCCCCATTTTATATTGAAAGATTTTGAACATTCAAAGAGGGAGTAAAGATGGTTTTTGCCAGAACACGAAGTCTTCGTCTTTTTTTaatcaaacattagtttgacgTGACATCTAATCTTTAAATAAAGATCCTAAACAAACATAAATTTGACTTGATTAAGATGAcaacaattttttttcaaaaaaatctTAACAAACATAGGTTCGACCTTATTAGAGGGGGGCCATCAAAATCAAAATCTTAAAGCAAAGCCTAACAAACATAAATTTGGCATTATTAAACTGGCATTAAAGCTTTTAATAAAAAGCTTACATAGCACTTTTTTGTAGTTGTTGCCTGCAATATTTTTATACTCCCTCTATATCAATTTACTTAGGCAATTTGACTTTTGCACACAATTTACTATGCATTGACAACATAGCGCTATAAGAGTTTTCCCAACAAAAATTACCAACGGAAAACTATCTGTTGGCAATTAACATatatcaaaatattaaaaatctGAAAATATTATAACAGATAGGTAATGGTTCGCCAACAAATGGTTTGCCAACGAAAATATCGGTTGGGATTAATAAGCGTCAAATCTCCCGCCCAGATTTACGGACGAAAATACCCACGGATTTGCATTAGATTAGTACTAACGGAGTAGTAACGAAACAACGGTTTACCAAGAAATTACTAACGCGCTACCAACAACACTACTCATTGGTAATTTTGTTGGTAGTTCGTTGTAATTTTAGATCGGTCATACTAATTCCGTTACTAAACTGTTACTATTTTAGATcggttaaaatgatttttgttACTAATTCATTggtaaaattaaaatattatttttttagtCTTCTCCACTTTTTTTCTAATCAAACTCAAAGTATATTTAACACAACTAATTTGCTATTAGGGCTAGTAATTTTTTGTAAGCACCCGTGTAAGTTTAAATAAGTTTTATAATCCCATTTTCAATACAATTGATTAGTTACTTTTTCTAATTAGTGTTACCTCCTTTtctgatgtttcgatttttttaatatatttttcagaaatctaaatgtatggatgtcaagatctgtaaATGTTAATAATGTCCAAAAATATTCGATATTGTTTTTATTCGGTTTGGCATTTTAACATTCAACTACTTATTTTGACTAATACTTCGAATTAGTGTTTCATCCCGAATTggtattttgattttttaaagaATTTTCTTGAAGATTCAACGATGTGGATGTCAAGATGCATATATTTAATATGTTTCCAAATGTTttagaaaatataaatttattttggTTTGGAATTTTAACGGTCTCGTTTTGGATATATGAATGGTATCATTATCTATTTTTGACTTAGAAACGGTAACACTGAATATATGTTTCGGTACTGAAACTGCTACTCCATCCATCATAAAATTAAGTCAACATAGTTGGACATGTCAAATAGGGCTAACTGCCTAACTCCATATTATTATAATATTGTCCGATATGGGCCGAGTCAACACGGGTTTATTTTTGGTTCACTCCTAAAAGACTTCATACTAATTGAGTTATTTGGTTGCTTATATAATAGTAATTtgcccctcccacaaatgatgtagagcaactcctaacaatctcctcATTCACACATAGGGCTCGACATCTGTTGGATCTGCCACTTGAATGTGCGACTTGGCTACCAATTGACCCATATTGGAATTCTTCTGGATTTCTGCCTCCCATATGCCCATACTCAAAGGCTCATCCGCCTCCCCCTTAAACTCATCTTAGGGTAGCATATTTTCCGCTTCCTAGTTCCATTTCTGGGAGCCCACTTGAGATTGTATGGAACCGTTAAACCATAGTTTTGATACCACTTGGGATTTCTATGCTGGCTAACTCCACATCTGTATGATATTATCCGCTTTAGGCCGAGCCCgcatatatttatttttgggcATATCCTAAAAGAACTCATATTAATGGAGGCTTGCTAAGCAGGGctatatatatattagtattaTATTGTTCGCTATGGGCCGATGACGCATAAATTTGTGTTTGGGCACATCCCAAAAGGTCTCATACTATTGGGGTTAACTAGCTGCTTATATATTAGCAATCTTCGCTTCACATAAACAACTAcggacaactcctaacaatttTTCCTTCACACATCGGACTTGACACCTATCAAATCTGTCACCTTATTGTGTGGTATGACTCCCCCTTGAACCATACTGGAATCCCTCCTGGCCTTATGACTCCCCGTAAGTCTGGAACGCCCACATGCCTTTTCCTTGACCTATTTATCGCTTTCTAGGTCCATTCGGAGAGCCATCGaagattgttatggaccgtttaCAACCTAAAACTGTGATATGACTTGTTGGATCAGACAATTTGCCTCTTCTCCAAATGATGTGGACTGGACCGTATTTATctcatatttttctttttaaaatcaCAAACATGATGGTGTTGAGATTTTAAATTAGTTGAATTTTTTTCTCTGGTGGTTGATATGGTACTAAACAATAATTTCTTCTTTTCCAAAAAATAGTTCTCAACGATCTAATTCTATAGATGTCAAGGTCTACATATTTTAGtgatattttaaatatttcaTAAAGAATAAACATTATTTAATTTGTGATTTTAATAGTTAACTAGTAATATGATTGGGACTTCAAAATTCTCCCCCCGGCATAGCGCTTCGCTTCCGGTTCTAGTGTTTCTTCAGCGATTGTCATTTCAATTTTATTAAAACAATCTTGATAATCCAACTGTATAGATGTTAAGATTtgtatattttattatttcaaaaattttttaaaaaaatcattttaatttaatatttttactATAGTTTTTTCAAAAAAAGTCatctaaaatatttttcaacaaatcaaaaaatgtaatttttaaatataaatctAAACACTTTTAccattaaaaaataatataaagttaaTAGTATACTAATGAAATGAAATTTTGAGGCGGCATATTATCCCGCTCATTCCAAAAGTTCAAGAAAAAGAGTACTAGAACAAAATCATTTCCTTGTCTCCCCAATCTCTCATTCTCCCTCTTCTGACTCTCTCCCTCTCTCATATTTGGGTGATGTTATTCTTAGAAATGGGTAAGATTTCTtctttaatttaattttttagttCACTCTGTTTTTTTAATTTGGGGTTCTACGATGATTTAGGATTTCGATCTGGGACTTCAGTTGTGACTTACAGCTTCGATTTTGGTGTTACAATCTTATCAAATCCTTACTCTTTAAAGCTTGAAAGCTCAATTGGTATGTGGGTAAACTAAATTTGATAAGTAATGCGCCCGGTTATTAAGTGGGTAAGTAGTGAGTTCGATTTAATTTTATATTGGGGTTAAATAGTGAAgcctaattttttaaaataaatcttaTTTTTGAATTGAGATGCAGTAGGATGCAAGCTATGACGACTAATGATTTTGCACATCTCTTCCTTTGTTGGACTAATTACAAGGTATGTTTCTTATAATTCTATTAGGATGTTGATTATAAAATTATGATGTACATATGTTGTAATTTATAAAAACACCACTGTGTTGTTTCGTACTTTGCAAATCCGATCTGGTATGTAGTTTATGTCATTTTAGTTCAGTGTCGCAAGTGGCCTTGATTACTAGTCATTGCATGCatgaataattaaaaaatatatagtAATCTTTGAAATTTTTGGAGATATTTTACCCaccggaaaaatgtgatgtgatGCATATGTACACGGACATgttttttatttgaaattttttcCGGCATAGCTTCTGCAACTTCCTCCACACTTCAATATTTGGATTGATGCATTTGGTTCTTGTTGGTTGTTTTCATATGTTATCCAAATTTCATACATGTAtcaaaaaaataagaaaaataattATAACAATCCTACGATAAACACGTTTTAAACAGCAACACATCTTCATAAACAGCATCATACACATCTGGGGATCTTCATTCTGCACTCCAGGAGCTTGCAACACCAGATTTGCCATAAAAGCACTTAAACATAGAAATTATTTGGGATAACAATCCAAATTTAATTTAGTTCAAATTATTGGACTCGAACCTCAGTTCCTCCCCAGAACCGAGCTCTAATACCATGTTATGTAACCAGTCGTACTAAAACCTACTAAAACGTTAAGGTGGTGGAGGAAGGTATACTCTAACAGATACAAGTTTAAATCAAACATAGAAATTGTTTCCTAATAACAATACAGATAGACAACAAATGAAGTCTTTATTTGATAATAAAAAAAGCCTAGAATACTGATCCGACAACACTAAAGCTTCGCGTGGGGATGTTTATCTGGCCAGTTGACCCCTTGATTCAAAGTGGTTTTAGTAAGGAGTTATCAGTGATTCCTCTTCCATCACATTAAACACATCACATGACAAGGCATCCGGATTTGAGTAACCTACATATACGCATCCATAATAAGGCTCACCTGCTCGCCACAAGCACAGATTATTTTCAACATGAACATTAGTAAGTCGGATTTTTCTAGGATCCCTGTCTACAGAAGTAGGCCTCAACAGTGTACACGAACGCTTGGACTGATCTTCCTCGGAATATTCAGCCTCTGCAACAGTCCAGTTGTTGTTCTGGTTCAACACCAGGTACTTGTTGCTATAACAGCTTCTTATGTGAACCAGTCCATTCCCATTTTCCGACTTGTGGACTTCGAACTTTGCGTCTTCTTGGCTCCCTATCTCTTCACCATGAAACTTAACAAACCCCTTCACCTCCCCCTCTTCCTTAACGTATCGCAATAATGTGTTGTCATATTGTGACATGCATTTGCCATTTTTTAATTCAGGATTATTAGTGCCAAAACATTCAGGAGTAACACCACTTAACATAAAATATTACGCCCTCCGTTCCAAAATACACGTCTCTTTGACTTTTACGTCTATTTTAAGATTAATAAAAAAGATAGttcacaaaatatttttcaattttttttcctaAATTAAAGTATACAtgttaaattaaaataatttgtTGTGGTTAATCCTGATGGGCCGGTTGTATCAGGATTTGACAAATCCTGATACTGACTGTTACGTTTCTGATTCTGGAAATATTTCATTAAATGCAATTTAAGTtaggatatttattttaattaaaataatgtATTCACTTACGTTTTGTGTTGTATTATATACTGAACAAAACGTTTGGAATAGATATATGTCAATCACAGAATTGTGAATCCCTAACTGCTatatctctctctttttctccTCCACAATATATAAATTAGCATAGGTTTTCGGGGCGTACTGAGATCGGGTCGCTGTTAAAATTTACGTATCGGTGGACGAATTGCTCTATCTTGTTGTATACTGGAAGTGATATTGCTGCAAACCAACACAGCGTAAGTGGGACAATAATCTCTTCATCAAGAACATTCTAGACTTCTCAATGGTTAGGTGCCTCAGTTGTTCATAGTTCTTTCAGATTTGTTAAAGTTTCCGTTAGAGCTAAGTATTATGTCCTCTCTCTGTTAATTCAGTTACTGATTTATATTCTTGTTtaccttcgtgttttgtttcgttattTGATTTTTTGTCTGTTCTTACTTAATCGTGTATATATATAATTGGCTCGTTGCGCGTAGTGTTAGTTTATGTACCCAACATCATTGCACCTCCAAACTGTGTTGTCTGAATCACCAATAGAAACACCTTATTATGTAGAAAATCACTAATACTGTAAAGCCATAGACTGAAGCAAACTCTGTGCTGAAAGCCTTTGCAAGTCTGGTGAATAGTACTAATATGCAGGATATTTTCAGATTACTGCAGAAAAACTTTTAACTGTTCAGATGATGAGAATTTTCCtgatataaaatataaaatataaaatgctGAGTAAAACTTGACTTGAGCTATTTGTCAAATATCCTGTGGAATGGAACCTTATAACGTAAATCTATTCGTCAGCATCTAGGATATTATATGCACTAACTCCAGAGTTACTGTAATTCCTAATATACTATGCTGTCTAACatgggagagagagggagagagcgggagagggagagggagagggagggggagggagggagggagggagcgagcgagagagagcgagagagagcgacagagagagcgagagagagagagagagagagagagagagggagggaggcGATTGAATTGAAGACCACAGCAGAGACAAATGACAAGTGAAAAATTAAATATACATACGCATGCAAAGCTCAGTTGCACAAGCAACACATACTGTTGTAAACATACGAAGCAACAGAGATACAGCTTAAATATAGACTGTGTTTTATGACAATCCTGATAGACAACAAAGtctttattttataataaaacgCGTATATAGCTTAGAGTACTGAACCAACATCACTAAAGCATCCTGGAATGTTGCCAGTTGCCACCTTGATTCAAGATTGTTAATTAGATAGGAATAATCTCACCAGACGGTGACACTTTAGCAACCCTCTTAAATCCTGCAGCTTTGATATTATGATCGATATTCAGTGGTTCCTCTTTGACATCAGTGTAGTAAGAATAGCTATTGACGCCAGTGTAAACCCCGTCGTCCATTTCAGTGGTAACTGTTTCCCCGGTATAAAGGACATCACGCTGAGTATAAGAAAAAGGAACATCACAAGTACCCCGGGTTGCCATAAGTCGTACCGTCACCTTTGTCTTTGGTGGAATCATAACCTTGTAGTTAAAGGTTCTACCTTCCTCTACTTCCTTAGTTTCTCCCCACATATACTCTCCAGCAACCTCAAACCCCACTTTAACTTCGCCGTCCATGATTAATGGAAGGCCTACACTAAAAGATGTTTCAATACTCGCCTTCAGTGAGACCGTCGAGCTCCAAGTACTTGACGTCTTTACTTTATATGAGAGATCAAATATCTGCTCCTGGGTTGCATTGCCTTGATTAGTGTTAGATGAACTGTCCATCAAGACGATAGACTCACCGTAGATCCTTGCATCCATGAGCCGGAAGTTGACATTTTCGACCTTCTTTGAAATGACAAGCTCAGATACCTTTAATTTAGCCCAGCTATTGATTGTACCAGAATTGGCATTAAGACAGCTTTCTTTGCCTTCGGTGGTAAGCCTAGTGCAGAATAAATTGTTTGCTACGTTTCTTAGAGCAATTGTGTCGTCGCTGATTTGAACTGGCTCAAAAACTGTACCATAACTTGTGGGAGTTGTTGAATCGGCCCAAATCCAGTTTGGGCTTAACCTCCAGTATTTCTTCCAGTGCAAGTTACGTATGCAAATGTTACCGTTGGTAGTCTCCACAATCTCATTCCCCACCCTCATTGGATTATCATCTATCTTAGCTTCCGAAAACTGAAGATATTCATGACCTTCACACCAGCAGGCTTGGAGAAATTTACCATTATCACCTTCAAAGGTAACATATTTGGGAAGAAACACCATTGCCTGCCAATCTATGACATTAAAAATATCACAGTACGAGGCATCCGTACCTGAGCCGCCTGCCAATACGCATCCATAATAGGGTGCAGCTGCTCGCCACAAGCACAGATAATTTTCAAGATGAACATTAGTAAGTCGGATTTTTTTAGGATCCCCGATCACCGAAGTAGGCCTCAACAGTGTACACGAACGCTTGGATTGGTCTTCCTCGGGCTTTTCAGCCTTGGCAGCAATCCAATTGTTGTTTTCGTTCAACACCAGGTACTTGTTGTTGTAACAGCTTCTTAAGTGAACCAGTCCATTCCCATTTGTGGAGCTCTGGACTTCAAACTTTGCGTCTGCGCTCCCTACCTGTTCACCACGAAACTGAACAAACCCCTTCACCTCCCCCTCTTCCTTTACATATCGCAATAACGTATTGTCATATTGCGACCTCAGCTCAATAAGCCTTGGCAAAGCTACTACTGTATGACTCATTTTCTTCCTCTCACTGTGTTTATATTAGAGTACCTATATTATTTTCTTCTCACTGTATGTTTGAGTAATAAAAGAATGCACTTAATTAAGCTTCATGTAAAGACCTCTTTATATCGTAAGTATTCGAGTAGTAGCAGACATAGCTAGTCGGTTAGCTGGTCCTCAGAAGATAACATTCTCGTGGATGATTTCTCTCTAGTCTGTTTGCCGGTCCTTGGAAGATTTCATTCTCACAAATGCGATTCACGTTGCTAAACAAAATTCTAATTTAATTGTCTGTGGTCCTTTAAATAATGGCATTACAGGCTGTGGTTAGTTTTACAGATTTCGTAAATCGGAATTATTCAGTTGAGGTACTGATTTACGATTTATCgtacgatttttaaaaaatcggatgatTTATCGGGAATCGCTCAAATCGTATcaatatttttgaccgatttttgagcgatttatcggcgatttttgaaaaatcggccaATTTCTATTACAGAGGAACCACTTGTAGCTGAAAAACAAACAACATATTCATCCATCAGTCACCTGGAAAATTTATATTGAATGTGATGCAATGTTTTATTGCGCATAAAAGTACAAAAGTACTGAAGGGCCCGGTTACCAAATTTTGATACTTAGCTGCAAATTAACTtttattttatctaaattttatttttattatttagtatttatttaagggtctatttacttttaatttgaaaaatatttgttatcaataattattta
It contains:
- the LOC141720122 gene encoding uncharacterized protein LOC141720122 — translated: MSSTVVALPSVIALRSQYDNTLLRYVKEEGEVKGFVKFHGEEIGSEEDAKFEVHKSENGNGLVHIRSCYSNKYLVLNQNNNWTVAEAEYSEEDQSKRSCTLLRPTSVDGDPRRIRLTNVHVENNLCLWRAGEPYYGCVYVGYSNPDASSCDVFNVIEEESVIIPY
- the LOC141720123 gene encoding uncharacterized protein LOC141720123 — translated: MSHTVVALPRLIELRSQYDNTLLRYVKEEGEVKGFVQFRGEQVGSADAKFEVQSSTNGNGLVHLRSCYNNKYLVLNENNNWIAAKAEKPEEDQSKRSCTLLRPTSVIGDPKKIRLTNVHLENYLCLWRAAAPYYGCVLAGGSGTDASYCDIFNVIDWQAMVFLPKYVTFEGDNGKFLQACWCEGHEYLQFSEAKIDDNPMRVGNEIVETTNGNICIRNLHWKKYWRLSPNWIWADSTTPTSYGTVFEPVQISDDTIALRNVANNLFCTRLTTEGKESCLNANSGTINSWAKLKVSELVISKKVENVNFRLMDARIYGESIVLMDSSSNTNQGNATQEQIFDLSYKVKTSSTWSSTVSLKASIETSFSVGLPLIMDGEVKVGFEVAGEYMWGETKEVEEGRTFNYKVMIPPKTKVTVRLMATRGTCDVPFSYTQRDVLYTGETVTTEMDDGVYTGVNSYSYYTDVKEEPLNIDHNIKAAGFKRVAKVSPSGEIIPI